TCATTTCTTATTGCCTTGTCTAGAATAAACCCTGGAGTTTGGGGCTTCTGTATTAACCGATAATTGAGTCTAGTGCAGCTTTGTAAGACACTCGCTCCCCCCATGTTTGCGGGCAGCTTCCTGCACTGCTTGTGTTTTGCAGTATACACAGGCTGTCCAGGATTTATAGTACAGAAAATACGCTCCCCTTATCCCCAGCAGCTAGAAAGTCATGCTTGTCTTCCTGCAGGGCGGTCTCAGAGGGGGCTGTTCAAGCTGGCCCTTGTTTAGAAGGAGGTGAGGGAAGGAAGCCTTTTGAAATGAACACagtaatgaatggatttattttataCCTGCTGATTTTTAAACACTTCTTAGACTCCTAGTATATGAATTGGTGTCACCCAGAAGTGGGAGAAACGGGCTGCGTTTTAAAAACGGATTCCCGGTTTTGTTGTTTTCCCTGCAGGGCCGCTGCACTCGGGAGAACTGCAAGTACCTCCACCCACCGCCCCACCTGAAGACCCAGCTGGAGATCAACGGGAGGAACAACCTCATCCACCAGAAGACAGCAGCTGCTATGATGGCACAGCAGATGCAATTCATGATGCCTGGAACCCAGCTGCAGCCCatggtgagagggagagggagagggggggagagagggacacCACACAGACAGACCAGTCCAGGTCTTCAAGTAAAATCTGTTTTCGTGCCCCTCGTGCAAAACATATCCCAACCAGGAACATTTGAAGATATAATCCCAGTTTAATAAAACGGCAGTACTAGCTGTGCTCCCGTCGATTTGAGCTGTCATAACAACCGGTGAGCTTCACTGAAACACATGGATTGATATAAATCCACCCCAAGACCTAGCGAACAAACCAGAGAAACAGAAAAGATACCAAGAAAGAGCAGTAATCCGGCTGCAGTTCACCCATGTCGTCTCTCGTGTTTAAAACGCCCATGATTAAATCCAGGCACTGTCAGTAATCCGTTGTAAACTGAGCTCAGTGACAGACTCAGCGTTTCTGATGCGTCACATCCGCAGAGCGGTCCTGTCTGGTGTTAAACACACCCGTCATATCAAAGTCAGTTAGGTTACATTATCTGACAGGATAACTTTGCTACTGTTTAACAAATGGGCTGAGCAACACATGTGAGCGGGACGGTTTGGTTAGACACGTTAAACAAGTTTCTTATGTGAATGTTATTTGCTTTTGCGGTAGTCGCCTACCCCTTATCTTCTTGACTTGTGTACTCTGACTTGTGCAAACTGaaagtttcccataataaaaAGCAGAGGGCATTACGAAGACCAGAGAGGTATTGGATtatgataaagcatattcaaaaacacgacaaaccacagtaaatgtataGTCTAGCCATGGGGGTGGGGTGAATGACTGAGCAGATGTTTGCAAGGGCAGTTGTGCATTTAATGGCATCGCTGCCATTCCACTGATTTGATGCTGTTGGCTTTGCTGACTCCTGTGTTTTTGCGCCTCTCTgcctctcgctccctctctcctctgcaGACCACGTTCCCTATGACGTCCTCCCTGACCAGCAGCCCCGCCATGGCCTCCTTCAGCCCGTACCTGAGTCACATGAGCTCTGGGATGGGCCTGGTTCCCGAGCTCTTCCCCAACACTCCCATGCTGGTCTCTGGGAACCCCACGGTCGCTGTCGGGGGCAGCTCTGCCGGGCAGAAGCACATGCGCACCGACAAGCTGGAGGTAGGGTGCAGGCAGCGTTCGCTTGAGAGAGAGGAGCTCAGTGCACCGCTCCCAGGTGCAAGGGGTCTCATAGTTCAGACATCACAGGCAGTGTCAGATAACGCGCTGGGCAGGACATTCAGGCTCGGTAGTATGCCTGTTTCTGTGTCTGACTGTGAGGGCCCCTGTGTTTGAATCTGTCCCCTCCCCTCTAGGTGTGCCGTGAGTTCCAGCGAGGGAACTGCACGAGGGGGGAGACCGACTGCCGCTACGCCCACCCCATGGAGACGGCCATGATCGACGGCTGTGAGAACTCTGTCGTCGTGTGCATGGACTACATCAAGGGCCGCTGCAGCCGTGAGAAGTGCAAGTACTTCCACCCGCCCACGCATCTCCAGGCCAAGATCAAGGCAGCTCAGCACCAGGCCAACCAGAACGCCGCCACAGCAGCAGCCATGGTAAGAGCTCCTGGGTCCGCTGTGTCTACAAGCTGCCAGGATACATCCCACAACCTGCAGCCTCCTACCGTGCTCAGAGGCTTTAAAATCAAAAAGGAAGATTTACATTGTTAAGCCTAGCCAAGAGTTGCagcacattttgaaatgtaagtGGAGACTGAGggcagagagtggtgagggtatggcatgggttacctagctgtgtcgttgatgctgaatcactgggatcctgtAAGACCCGAATGGCATCTTCTCAGGGCAGCCTGTCGCTTTGTTAATCATCTTGCACGGTCCTTTGAGAATCGGATCGACCTGCCCTTATAAGATTTGGTTTGGTTCAGAtgatttttttgttcttcttaacCAGTAATCCAGTCCCACTTACTGTGAGTTATGACTCTTATGAAATCCACCCCAGTGATACTGTGTTGTTTTTGGGTGCAGATACAATTAAGGTAGTACTGAAAATCCTCTGCTTTCATCTCTTCTTCATGCTTCTCAAAGTCTGTTACAGCCCAATTAgctgcattgtgtttttttgtgaactGTTTGACTTTAAATTATTTATCTGCGACTATTctgcaccttttttgtttttccattgtgCCTTTTTGAAAGTGCTTTTAAATAATGCAGCGGGTCTTTGAATGGTATAATACTTCATCACCCCTTTGACGCCTTTAACAAAAGCAGGTGCTGTTTGTTCGCTGTGAGATTTCAGCtgctgccccccctccccctttgtAAGCCTCTTGTGTCTACACAGCATCGTAGTGGTTAACTTGGGAGCCCCAGGGCTAGTGccacataataatacaaagaccTTAAATGAACCTTTTCatgcatatctatatatatatatatatatatatatatatatatatatatatatataaatgtgtccCTAGAAACTGTGCATGCAACCCTTCATAAACAGTACATGGAAAAAGAGGAGCCATTTCAAATAGGCTTTGAGTCCTTGAGCTCCGTTTGCACTGCCTCCCTCTGTTCTggtttctaatatatatatatatatatatatatatatatatatatatatatatatatatatacagacgtgctcaaatttgttggtacccttacagctcattgaaataatgcttcattcctcctgaaaagtgatgaaattaaaagctattttatcatgtatacttgcatgcctttggtatgacatataataaagcaaagaagctgtgaaaagagatgaattattgcttattctacaaagatattctaaaatggcctggacacatttgttggtaccccttagaaaagataataaataattggattatagtgatatttcaaactaattagtttatttaattagtatcacacatgtctccaatcttgtaatcagtcattcagcctatttaaatggagaaaagtagtcactgtgctgtttggtatcattgtgtgcaccacactgaacatggacaagtgaaagcaaaggagagagttgtctgaggagatcagaaagaaaataatagacaagcatggtaaaggtaaaggatacaagaccatctccaagcagcttgatgttcctgtgacaacagttgcaaatattattaagaagtttaaggtccatggaactgtagccaacctccctgggcgcggccgcaagaggaaaatcgaccccagagtgaacagaaggatagtgcgaatggtagaaaaagaaccaaggataactgccaaagagatacaagctgaactccaaggtgaaggtacgtcagtttctgatcgcaccatccgtcactttttgagtaaaagtgggctccatggaagaagacccagtaggactccacttttgaaagaaaaacataaaaaagccagactagaatctgctaaaatgcatattgacaagccacaaaccttctgggagaatgtcctttggacagatgagtcaaaactggagctttttggcaagtcacatcagctctatgttcacagatgaaaaaatgaagctttcaaagaaaagaacaccatacctacagtgaaacatggaggaggctcggttatgttttggggctgctttgctgcgcctggcacagagtgccttgaatctgtgcagggcacaatgaaatctcaagactatcaaggcattctggagcgaaacgtactgcccagtgtcagaaagctctgtctcagtcgcaggtcatgggtcctccaacaggataatgacccaaaacacacagctaaaagcacccaagaatggataagaacaaaacattggactattctgaagtggccttctatgagtcctgatctaaatcctatcgaacatctatggaaagagctgaaacttgcagtctggagaaggcacccatcaaacctgagacagctggagcagttttgttcaggaagagtgggccaaactacctgttaacaggtgcagaagtctcattgagagctacagaaaacgtttgattgcagtgattgcctctaaaggttgtgcaacaaaatattaggttagcggtcccatcatttttgtccatgccattttcgtttgttttattatttacaatattatgttgaataaaaaatcaaaagcaaagtcagatttctattaaatatggaataaacaatggtggatgccagttagttttgtcagtttcaagttatttcagagaaaattgtgcattcttcgttttttgtggaggggtaccaaca
This genomic stretch from Acipenser ruthenus chromosome 16, fAciRut3.2 maternal haplotype, whole genome shotgun sequence harbors:
- the LOC117412573 gene encoding muscleblind-like protein 3 isoform X4; amino-acid sequence: MAVNVSMSRDTKWLTLEVCREFQRGTCSRSDAECKFAHPARSCHVENGRVIACFDSLKGRCTRENCKYLHPPPHLKTQLEINGRNNLIHQKTAAAMMAQQMQFMMPGTQLQPMTTFPMTSSLTSSPAMASFSPYLSHMSSGMGLVPELFPNTPMLVSGNPTVAVGGSSAGQKHMRTDKLEVCREFQRGNCTRGETDCRYAHPMETAMIDGCENSVVVCMDYIKGRCSREKCKYFHPPTHLQAKIKAAQHQANQNAATAAAMALPPGALQPLPKRPALEKANGGTTVFNPSMSMFHYQQALANMQMQMQMQQPAFIPTGLLKSPMPGNDCSWERRDWSSCRLPHSRYLSMPGLTVPMMHSATPSTVTSAAASVTSVPFAESAAASQIPTLSVDELNSNMFVSQM
- the LOC117412573 gene encoding muscleblind-like protein 3 isoform X6; amino-acid sequence: MAVNVSMSRDTKWLTLEVCREFQRGTCSRSDAECKFAHPARSCHVENGRVIACFDSLKGRCTRENCKYLHPPPHLKTQLEINGRNNLIHQKTAAAMMAQQMQFMMPGTQLQPMTTFPMTSSLTSSPAMASFSPYLSHMSSGMGLVPELFPNTPMLVSGNPTVAVGGSSAGQKHMRTDKLEVCREFQRGNCTRGETDCRYAHPMETAMIDGCENSVVVCMDYIKGRCSREKCKYFHPPTHLQAKIKAAQHQANQNAATAAAMALPPGALQPLPKRPALEKANGGTTVFNPSMSMFHYQQALANMQMQMQMQQPAFIPTGSVLCMTPTAGVVPMMHSATPSTVTSAAASVTSVPFAESAAASQIPTLSVDELNSNMFVSQM
- the LOC117412573 gene encoding muscleblind-like protein 3 isoform X5, whose translation is MAVNVSMSRDTKWLTLEVCREFQRGTCSRSDAECKFAHPARSCHVENGRVIACFDSLKGRCTRENCKYLHPPPHLKTQLEINGRNNLIHQKTAAAMMAQQMQFMMPGTQLQPMTTFPMTSSLTSSPAMASFSPYLSHMSSGMGLVPELFPNTPMLVSGNPTVAVGGSSAGQKHMRTDKLEVCREFQRGNCTRGETDCRYAHPMETAMIDGCENSVVVCMDYIKGRCSREKCKYFHPPTHLQAKIKAAQHQANQNAATAAAMTQPDARSLKRPLQPTLDLALPPGALQPLPKRPALEKANGGTTVFNPSMSMFHYQQALANMQMQMQMQQPAFIPTGSVLCMTPTAGVVPMMHSATPSTVTSAAASVTSVPFAESAAASQIPTLSVDELNSNMFVSQM